Proteins encoded by one window of Pelmatolapia mariae isolate MD_Pm_ZW linkage group LG14, Pm_UMD_F_2, whole genome shotgun sequence:
- the LOC134640955 gene encoding lysophosphatidic acid receptor 6-like, with protein MIMYNNSSISNSCIKNDGFKYPLYSTVFSIVFVVGLITNVVAIYIFSCSLKMRNETTTYMMNLVLSDLLFVFTLPLRVFYFINQNWPFGGILCKLSVSLFYTNMYGSILFLTCISVDRFLAIVHPFRSRTLRTKRNAKIVCVGVWVLVLSGSIPTGFLLDTTSNEKGNATFCFENFSSKQWKSSLSKVVIFIETVGFLIPLLLNVCCSIMVLQTLRRPQTISRGGNMNKKKILRMIIVHLTIFCFCFIPYNVNLVFYALVRTKILGGCYEESVVRTIYPVALCIAVSNCCFDPIVYYFTSETIQNSFKRKSQASCKYDSKFSEALHSESTTNLQCSLSHLKAKVFHGESSV; from the coding sequence ATGATAATGTACAACAACTCTTCAATATCCAACTCATGCATCAAGAATGATGGGTTCAAATATCCACTGTACAGTACGGTCTTCAGCATTGTATTTGTTGTTGGACTCATCACCAACGTTGTGGCCATCTATATATTCTCCTGCTCTCTGAAAATGAGGAATGAGACCACAACCTACATGATGAACTTGGTATTGTCTGACCTTCTGTTTGTCTTCACCCTGCCGCTACGGGTCTTCTATTTCATCAACCAGAACTGGCCTTTTGGAGGGATTCTCTGTAAATTGTCTGTGTCACTTTTCTACACCAACATGTATGGCAGTATTCTCTTCCTCACCTGCATTAGTGTGGACAGGTTTTTGGCCATTGTGCACCCCTTTCGCTCAAGGACGCTCAGGACCAAGCGCAATGCTAAAATAGTATGTGTTGGTGTATGGGTGCTGGTGCTTTCAGGCAGTATCCCCACAGGATTCTTGTTGGATACCACCTCAAATGAAAAAGGAAATGCCACTTTCTGCTTTGAGAATTTCTCATCCAAGCAGTGGAAATCATCCCTCTCTAAAGTGGTGATTTTCATAGAGACAGTAGGCTTCCTCATCCCCTTGCTACTCAACGTATGTTGCTCCATCATGGTGTTACAGACTCTGCGCCGTCCCCAAACTATCAGCCGTGGTGGGAACATGAACAAGAAAAAGATCCTGCGTATGATAATCGTGCACCTtaccattttctgtttttgtttcatccCCTACAATGTAAACCTGGTTTTCTATGCTCTAGTCCGTACTAAAATTTTAGGAGGCTGTTATGAGGAGTCGGTGGTTCGAACCATCTATCCAGTAGCCCTCTGCATTGCTGTATCCAACTGCTGCTTTGATCCCATTGTTTATTACTTCACCTCAGAGACCATTCAGAATAGCTTCAAGAGGAAGTCTCAGGCCAGTTGTAAATATGACAGCAAGTTCTCTGAGGCTCTGCACTCAGAATCCACCACCAATCTGCAGTGTAGCCTAAGTCACCTAAAAGCTAAAGTCTTTCATGGTGAGTCTTCAGTGTGA
- the rcbtb2 gene encoding RCC1 and BTB domain-containing protein 2, protein MLDVGKWPVFALLPPEELRLIRQACVFGSAANEALYVTVNDEVFALGTNCSGCLGLGDLQSTIEPRRIDVLCGKKIVSLSYGTGPHVVIATADGEVYAWGHNGYSQLGNGTTNHGLTPALVSTNLLSKRVTEVACGSHHTIALTTDGEVYAWGYNNSGQVGSGSTANQPTPRRVSSCLQNKVVVNIACGQLCSMAVLDNGEIYGWGYNCNGQLGLGNNGNQQTPCRIAALQGVNIVQVACGYAHTLALTDEGFVYAWGANSYGQLGTGNKSNQALPTPINTDKERIVEVAACHTSHTSAAKTQSGQVLMWGQCRGQAVASPHLTHFSSTDDVFACFATPAVTWHLLSVDGDDYLTVAQSLKKEFDSPDISDLKFLVDGKCIHVHKALLKIRCEHFRTLLNETDQDAIEIHQFSYLVYRAFLEYLYTDTINLPPEDAIGLLDLATFYRETRLKRLCQETIKRGISEENAITLLSAAVKYEARDLEEFCFKFCVNHLTAVTQTQAFADMDHDLLKNFISKASRYGAFKN, encoded by the exons ATGCTGGACGTGGGAAAGTGGCCAGTGTTTGCACTTCTTCCTCCTGAGGAACTCCGGCTTATCCGGCAGGCTTGTGTATTTGGCAGTGCCGCAAATGAAGCCCTCTATGTCACAGTTAATGATGAG GTCTTTGCTTTAGGGACCAACTGTAGCGGCTGTTTAGGGCTCGGAGATCTTCAAAGCACTATTGAGCCACGCAGGATTGATGTCTTGTGTGGAAAGAAGATTGTGTCTCTAAGCTATGGAACGGGGCCACATGTGGTTATCGCCACTGCAG ATGGAGAAGTGTATGCCTGGGGCCACAATGGCTACAGCCAACTCGGAAATGGCACCACCAACCATGGGCTGACCCCTGCCCTGGTGTCCACTAATCTCCTCAGCAAGAGAGTGACAGAAGTGGCCTGTGGCTCCCACCACACTATTGCCCTCACAACTGATGGAGAG GTGTACGCGTGGGGTTACAACAACTCTGGACAAGTTGGTTCAGGTTCTACTGCCAACCAGCCGACACCGCGTCGGGTCAGCAGCTGCCTGCAAAACAAGGTCGTGGTAAACATAGCCTGTGGTCAGCTCTGCTCTATGGCTGTACTGGACAATGGAGAG ATCTATGGTTGGGGCTATAATTGCAATGGACAGCTAGGTTTGGGCAATAATGGAAATCAGCAGACACCATGCCGAATCGCTGCCCTCCAGGGTGTAAACATTGTACAG GTCGCTTGTGGATATGCACACACATTGGCACTGACAGATGAGGGATTTGTTTATGCTTGGGGAGCCAACTCATACGGGCAGTTGGGAACAGGCAATAAGAGTAACCAAGCGCTCCCCACTCCTATAAACACAGACAAGGAGAG GATAGTCGAAGTGGCTGCATGTCACACCAGTCACACGTCAGCAGCCAAGACACAGAGTGGACAAGTTCTGATGTGGGGTCAGTGTCGAGGTCAGGCTGTAGCCAGTCCCCATCTCACACATTTCAGCAGCACTGACGATGTGTTCGCTTGCTTTGCCACACCGGCAGTCACGTGGCACCTCCTCTCAGTAG ACGGTGATGATTACCTCACAGTTGCCCAGTCTTTGAAGAAGGAGTTTGACAGTCCAGATATTTCTGATCTGAAGTTCTTGGTTGATGGAAAGTGCATCCATGTTCACAAAGCTCTGCTAAAAATCAG GTGTGAGCATTTCCGAACACTGCTGAATGAAACTGACCAGGATGCTATAGAAATTCATCAGTTCTCTTACTTGGTGTACAGAGCCTTCTTGGAGTATCTCTACACTGACACTATAAACCTGCCACCAGAGGATGCTATTG gGTTGCTTGACTTGGCCACGTTCTACCGAGAAACAAGACTGAAGAGGCTGTGCCAGGAAACGATCAAGAGAGGCATTTCTGAAGAAAACGCCATCACTCTGCTCTCTGCTGCTGTCAAGTATGAGGCGCGG GACCTGGAGGAATTCTGCTTCAAGTTTTGTGTCAACCACCTAACGGCTGTCACGCAGACCCAGGCCTTTGCAGACATGGATCACGACCTGCTCAAGAACTTCATTAGTAAAGCAAGTCGCTACGGGGCCTTCAAAAACTGA